A genomic window from Rhizobium sp. EC-SD404 includes:
- the fabB gene encoding beta-ketoacyl-ACP synthase I encodes MRRVVVTGIGIVSSIGNDQEAVTQSLRDARSGISRSEDFAEHGFRCQVWGSPKIDTSELVDRRAARFLSQGGAWNHVAMQQAIDDAGLDQGDITNEMTGIVMGSGGPSTRTIVEAADITLKNGSPKRIGPFAVPKAMSSTASATLATWFKIHGVNYSISSACSTSAHCIGNAAELIQLGKQDIVFAGGHEDLHWSMSNLFDAMGAMSSKYNDTPESASRAYDANRDGFVIAGGAAVLVMEELEHAKARGAKIYAELVGYGATSDGYDMVAPSGEGAVRCMRQALKTVDGAVDYINTHGTSTPVGDSKEVGAIREVFGDKIPFISSTKSLTGHSLGAAGAQEAIYSLLMMQAGFLGKSAHIETLDPEFEGMPILTERKDDLQIDRVLSNSFGFGGTNATLVFQRYEA; translated from the coding sequence ATGAGACGTGTGGTTGTGACCGGGATCGGCATCGTGTCCTCGATCGGCAACGATCAGGAGGCGGTCACGCAGTCGCTTCGGGACGCCCGTTCGGGCATCTCCCGCTCCGAGGACTTTGCCGAACACGGCTTCCGCTGCCAGGTCTGGGGTTCGCCCAAGATCGATACGAGCGAGCTGGTGGATCGTCGTGCAGCCCGCTTCCTTTCGCAGGGCGGCGCCTGGAACCACGTCGCCATGCAGCAGGCGATCGACGATGCCGGGCTCGATCAGGGCGACATCACCAACGAGATGACCGGCATCGTGATGGGCTCGGGCGGCCCGTCGACCCGCACCATCGTGGAAGCGGCCGACATCACCCTCAAGAACGGCAGCCCTAAGCGCATCGGACCGTTCGCGGTGCCGAAGGCCATGTCGTCCACCGCTTCGGCGACGCTCGCCACCTGGTTCAAGATCCACGGCGTCAACTATTCGATCTCGTCGGCATGCTCGACGTCGGCGCATTGCATCGGCAACGCGGCCGAGCTCATCCAGCTCGGCAAGCAGGACATCGTCTTTGCCGGCGGCCACGAGGACCTGCACTGGTCCATGTCGAACCTCTTCGACGCGATGGGCGCGATGTCGTCCAAGTACAACGACACGCCGGAATCCGCCTCGCGCGCCTATGATGCCAATCGCGACGGTTTCGTCATCGCCGGCGGCGCCGCCGTTCTCGTGATGGAAGAGCTGGAACACGCCAAGGCCCGCGGCGCGAAGATCTACGCAGAACTCGTCGGCTACGGCGCAACATCGGACGGTTACGACATGGTCGCGCCATCCGGCGAAGGTGCCGTGCGCTGCATGCGCCAGGCGCTGAAGACGGTCGACGGCGCGGTCGACTACATCAACACCCACGGTACGTCGACGCCCGTCGGCGACAGCAAGGAAGTCGGCGCGATTCGCGAAGTCTTCGGGGACAAGATCCCCTTCATCTCGTCGACCAAATCGCTCACGGGCCATTCGCTCGGCGCCGCCGGCGCACAGGAGGCGATCTACTCGCTCCTGATGATGCAGGCGGGTTTCCTCGGAAAGAGCGCCCATATCGAGACGCTCGATCCCGAGTTCGAAGGCATGCCGATCCTGACAGAACGCAAGGACGATTTGCAGATCGATCGGGTTCTTTCGAACTCCTTCGGCTTCGGCGGAACCAACGCGACGCTGGTCTTCCAGCGTTACGAAGCGTGA